Proteins encoded within one genomic window of Prosthecobacter fusiformis:
- a CDS encoding class I SAM-dependent methyltransferase — protein MTPTLAQLENIAALCERRWDFFYTRSKLASDPVYQAVVKEIGQTDLPVLDIGCGIGLLAHYLRTCGHTAPITGFDYDKRKIASAMDMVVKSGNQGLAFSAGDARTGLPDFSGHVVILDILQFFTMEEQNTLLAAAAARVAPGGKLVIRTCLRDASRRYKITVLGDYLAKMTFWMKAAPTAYPEADQFRQVLSDSGLKVEISPLWGGTPFNNHLIVAQR, from the coding sequence ATGACGCCCACCCTGGCCCAACTTGAAAACATCGCTGCACTGTGTGAACGGCGCTGGGATTTCTTTTACACACGCTCCAAACTGGCCAGTGACCCTGTTTATCAGGCCGTGGTCAAGGAGATCGGCCAGACTGACCTGCCCGTGCTGGACATCGGCTGCGGCATCGGCCTGCTGGCGCATTACCTGCGCACTTGCGGGCATACGGCACCGATCACAGGCTTTGACTATGACAAGCGCAAGATCGCCAGCGCGATGGATATGGTGGTGAAGTCTGGAAACCAGGGGCTGGCCTTTTCAGCCGGGGATGCGCGGACGGGGCTGCCCGACTTTAGCGGCCATGTGGTGATCCTGGACATCCTGCAATTTTTTACCATGGAGGAACAGAATACTCTGCTGGCAGCGGCGGCGGCACGAGTGGCCCCTGGGGGCAAACTGGTAATCCGCACCTGTCTCCGTGACGCCTCACGACGTTATAAAATCACGGTTCTGGGGGATTATCTGGCGAAGATGACCTTCTGGATGAAGGCGGCGCCGACGGCTTATCCGGAGGCGGACCAGTTCCGCCAGGTGCTGTCAGATTCCGGTTTGAAGGTGGAAATATCCCCGTTGTGGGGTGGCACTCCGTTTAACAATCATCTGATTGTGGCGCAACGGTAA
- a CDS encoding GspE/PulE family protein, whose protein sequence is MKNIRQALVQCLEASGGSGIPLPIATPSSSVINQLLDMGALDEESFLSQLAVRVGLGYVSTPLPDSADAPEMKRLLPPRVALKHRLLPLKIEEDEITGAKKLIVAAYDPFDLIGRQAVAREVDAPVRWQIAPRKRLLNAMRDFYGVGADTFEEILKGRDVDGSDLEQRDEANIIDADDEEASVVKFVNTVIREALEQQATDIHVEPMEDKLRMRYRIDGRLREVPVPENIKQLQQSVIARLKVMAKLDIAERRLPQDGRISLQIAGQLIDVRVATIPSVEGESISLRLLGQEKFNLDRLRIETDLRGEIEVLLKKPNGIILVTGPTGSGKSTTLYTFLSQLNTEHRRIVTIEDPVENKLPGVVQIAVRPEIELTFATGLRSILRGDPNVVMVGEMRDLETAEIAIRAALTGHLVFSTLHTNNAIGGIMRLVDMGVEPFLVATSVRAFIAQRLVRLLCTACREPEPEAEMKLRELKYTGPIRTQVYRAKEGGCEACRHTGYKGRMSIYELVRLTPAMGELITHKASSAQLMVQAYKDGYRPMREYGVRKVLDGNTTIEEVISVTVAESEQ, encoded by the coding sequence ATGAAAAATATTCGCCAAGCTTTGGTCCAATGCCTGGAGGCCTCAGGCGGCTCCGGTATCCCCCTCCCTATCGCGACGCCTAGTTCGTCCGTGATCAACCAGCTCCTGGACATGGGCGCTCTGGATGAAGAGTCCTTCCTATCCCAACTGGCGGTGAGGGTGGGGCTGGGATACGTCTCCACACCGCTGCCGGACAGTGCGGATGCTCCAGAGATGAAGCGACTGTTGCCGCCGAGGGTGGCTCTGAAACACCGGCTGCTGCCTTTGAAAATCGAGGAGGATGAAATCACCGGGGCTAAAAAGCTGATCGTAGCCGCCTATGATCCCTTTGACCTCATTGGCCGTCAGGCGGTGGCACGTGAGGTGGATGCACCTGTGCGTTGGCAGATCGCCCCGCGTAAACGTCTGCTCAATGCGATGCGGGACTTTTACGGGGTGGGTGCAGATACCTTTGAAGAGATCCTAAAAGGCCGTGACGTGGACGGCTCAGACCTGGAACAGCGTGACGAGGCGAACATCATCGATGCAGATGATGAAGAGGCCTCCGTGGTCAAATTTGTGAATACGGTGATCCGTGAGGCCCTGGAACAGCAGGCGACGGACATTCATGTGGAGCCCATGGAAGACAAGCTGCGGATGCGCTATCGCATCGACGGACGGCTGCGTGAGGTGCCGGTGCCGGAGAACATCAAGCAACTCCAGCAATCCGTGATCGCCCGTCTTAAAGTGATGGCGAAGCTGGACATCGCGGAGCGCCGCCTGCCGCAGGACGGACGCATCAGCCTGCAGATCGCTGGCCAGCTCATTGATGTCCGTGTGGCGACGATCCCGAGTGTGGAGGGGGAAAGCATTTCCCTGCGTTTGCTGGGTCAGGAGAAATTCAACCTGGACCGCTTGCGCATTGAGACAGACCTGCGCGGCGAGATCGAAGTGCTGCTGAAAAAGCCGAACGGGATCATCCTTGTCACCGGCCCGACCGGATCTGGGAAATCGACGACGCTTTACACCTTTCTAAGCCAGCTCAACACAGAGCACCGGCGCATTGTGACCATCGAAGATCCAGTGGAAAACAAACTGCCGGGGGTGGTTCAAATTGCGGTGAGGCCGGAGATCGAGCTGACCTTTGCCACCGGCCTGCGCAGCATCCTGCGTGGTGACCCGAACGTGGTCATGGTGGGGGAAATGCGCGACCTTGAAACGGCTGAAATCGCCATCCGTGCAGCTTTGACGGGTCACTTGGTCTTCAGCACGCTGCACACGAACAATGCCATCGGCGGGATCATGCGTCTGGTGGACATGGGGGTGGAGCCGTTCCTTGTGGCGACTTCCGTGCGTGCCTTCATCGCCCAGCGTCTGGTGCGCCTGCTTTGCACAGCCTGCCGTGAGCCTGAACCTGAAGCAGAAATGAAGCTGCGGGAGCTGAAATATACGGGCCCTATACGGACCCAGGTCTATCGGGCCAAGGAGGGCGGGTGTGAAGCCTGCCGCCATACCGGCTATAAAGGACGAATGTCCATCTATGAACTGGTGCGCCTGACGCCGGCGATGGGAGAACTGATCACCCACAAAGCGAGCAGCGCACAGTTGATGGTGCAGGCCTATAAGGACGGCTACCGCCCGATGCGTGAATACGGGGTGCGCAAAGTCCTGGACGGGAATACCACGATCGAAGAAGTGATCAGTGTGACCGTTGCGGAATCCGAGCAATAA
- a CDS encoding MotA/TolQ/ExbB proton channel family protein, which produces MSDTPAVPPLPSGAESHLPRNPFQNTPVLLDWSRRDIERRLGFRGGRFTNPGKSLPFLLGILLTVAFFTGVILILQRWPQSQWLASMFLDRGPCPYPTVLLFFWALSILFFKWRKTVLQQQALALPVMPQQPDFELTPATARSVRERMSVMVDNPHHFVLLNRIDLALANLHNIGHASDVATILKIQAENDEAQVASSYGLIQGFIWAIPVLGFIGTVLGLSQAIGGFTNTLQSGAGMDSLRSSMQTVTGGLGTAFDTTLIALVCALALQLIVSFLQARESEFLDACNDICHKHVAGKLKLSSH; this is translated from the coding sequence ATGTCAGATACACCTGCCGTTCCTCCACTGCCATCCGGTGCTGAAAGCCACCTGCCGCGCAATCCTTTTCAAAACACACCCGTTTTGCTGGATTGGTCCCGCCGGGACATTGAGCGCAGACTGGGTTTTCGCGGTGGACGGTTCACCAATCCTGGCAAGAGCCTGCCTTTCCTCTTGGGCATTTTGCTCACCGTCGCCTTTTTCACAGGCGTCATTCTCATCCTCCAGCGCTGGCCGCAGTCGCAGTGGCTCGCCAGCATGTTTCTGGATCGCGGCCCCTGTCCTTATCCCACGGTGCTGCTTTTTTTCTGGGCACTCTCCATCTTATTTTTCAAGTGGCGCAAGACCGTGCTCCAGCAGCAGGCACTGGCTCTGCCGGTCATGCCCCAGCAGCCGGATTTTGAGCTCACTCCGGCCACCGCCAGATCCGTCCGCGAGCGCATGTCCGTCATGGTGGATAATCCCCACCATTTTGTCCTGCTGAACCGCATTGATCTTGCCTTGGCCAACCTCCATAACATCGGTCACGCCTCGGATGTAGCCACCATCCTGAAAATCCAGGCGGAGAATGATGAGGCCCAGGTCGCCTCCAGTTATGGCCTCATCCAAGGGTTCATTTGGGCCATTCCGGTTCTGGGCTTCATCGGCACCGTCCTTGGCCTCAGCCAGGCCATCGGGGGCTTTACCAATACCCTCCAGTCCGGGGCTGGCATGGACAGTCTCCGCTCCTCCATGCAGACCGTTACTGGCGGCCTCGGCACCGCGTTTGATACCACTCTCATCGCCCTCGTCTGTGCCCTGGCCTTGCAGCTGATTGTCAGCTTCCTTCAGGCCCGGGAGTCCGAGTTTTTGGATGCCTGCAATGACATCTGTCACAAACATGTGGCGGGTAAGCTCAAGCTTTCCTCTCACTGA
- a CDS encoding DUF4190 domain-containing protein codes for MSAPAQYHLQWRGQRFGPWDLATIREALSSGRIHSLYQIHVDEKWQPLRDFLENLHPSSDPVQVAAKQNETRLRTEYEAKLQDLQEKLEQAQSIPMPGRPPPIPEHLLRKPLFVAPPVEPTPPQLPTYHLEIPAASARTSGLAIASFVLSLLFFIPIVNLISWILSIIFGHIALVKIRNNPLLGGRGLAMAGLAITYGIIMIIIMSAVFMELFKHF; via the coding sequence ATGAGTGCCCCTGCACAATACCACCTTCAATGGCGTGGCCAGCGCTTCGGCCCCTGGGATTTGGCAACAATCCGGGAAGCCCTCAGCTCCGGCCGCATTCATTCCCTGTATCAAATCCATGTGGATGAAAAATGGCAGCCACTGCGTGACTTCCTGGAAAATCTCCATCCCTCATCCGACCCTGTTCAGGTCGCAGCCAAGCAAAACGAAACCCGGCTGCGCACGGAATACGAGGCCAAGCTTCAGGATCTCCAGGAAAAGCTGGAGCAGGCGCAGAGCATCCCCATGCCAGGCCGGCCGCCTCCCATTCCTGAGCATCTTCTCCGGAAGCCTCTGTTTGTGGCTCCGCCTGTAGAGCCAACGCCTCCCCAGCTACCCACATATCATTTGGAGATCCCGGCAGCGTCTGCCCGTACCAGCGGTCTGGCCATCGCTAGTTTTGTCTTGAGCCTGCTCTTCTTTATCCCGATCGTGAATTTGATCAGTTGGATCTTGAGCATCATCTTTGGTCATATCGCCCTGGTTAAGATCCGCAATAATCCGCTGTTAGGTGGCCGGGGGCTGGCCATGGCTGGGCTGGCGATCACGTACGGCATCATTATGATTATCATCATGTCCGCTGTGTTCATGGAGCTATTCAAACATTTTTAA